Proteins encoded in a region of the Vicia villosa cultivar HV-30 ecotype Madison, WI linkage group LG5, Vvil1.0, whole genome shotgun sequence genome:
- the LOC131607239 gene encoding UDP-glycosyltransferase 79B30-like, translated as MDSSSSLHIAMYPWFALGHQTPFLHLANKLANKGHKITFFIPKKAQSILEPSNLHPHLITFVTITVPHVEGLPPNAQTTADVPYPLQPHIMTAMDLTKPDIETHLTNLKPHIVFYDFAHWIPSLTKRLGIKAIHYCIISSVMVGYTTTPARFSQGNNLTEFDLMKPPPGFPGSSIKLHSHEAKSLAAKRKETFGSNVLFYDRQAIALNEADALGYRTCREIEGPYLDYIQKQFNKPVLTTGPVILEKSNSILDENWSTWLGGFKTDSVVYCCFGSECVLRPNQFQELMLGLELTDMPFFAALKPPFGFTTVEEALPEGFAERIKGRGVVYGGWVQQQLILEHPSVGCFITHCGSGSLSEALVNKCQLVLLPNVGDQILNARMMGNSLKVGVEVEKGEDGLYTKDSVCKAVRIVMDDENEIGKEVKAKHGKIREMLLNKDLESSYIDDFCKKLQEIVVENN; from the coding sequence AtggattcatcatcttctttacACATAGCAATGTATCCATGGTTTGCCCTGGGCCACCAGACTCCATTTCTCCACCTAGCAAACAAACTAGCAAATAAAGGCCACAAAATAACCTTTTTCATACCTAAAAAAGCGCAATCCATATTAGAACCATCCAATCTCCACCCTCATTTGATCACATTTGTAACCATAACAGTTCCTCATGTTGAAGGTCTTCCTCCCAATGCACAAACAACTGCTGATGTCCCTTACCCTTTACAACCACACATCATGACCGCCATGGATCTAACAAAACCCGACATCGAAACTCATCTCACTAATCTCAAACCTCACATTGTTTTCTATGATTTCGCACATTGGATTCCATCTTTAACCAAGCGTTTAGGCATCAAAGCTATTCATTATTGCATTATTAGTTCAGTCATGGTTGGTTACACTACAACACCAGCTAGGTTTTCACAGGGAAACAATTTAACTGAATTTGATCTCATGAAACCTCCTCCTGGTTTCCCTGGTTCATCTATCAAGCTTCATAGTCATGAAGCAAAATCTTTGGCTGCTAAAAGGAAAGAAACTTTTGGTAGCAATGTTCTTTTCTATGATCGACAAGCCATTGCTTTGAATGAAGCTGATGCATTAGGATATAGAACATGCAGAGAAATTGAAGGACCTTATCTTGATTACATACAGAAACAGTTTAACAAACCGGTTCTAACTACAGGACCGGTTATACtagaaaaatcaaattctattttgGATGAAAATTGGTCTACTTGGCTTGGTGGATTCAAAACAGATTCAGTTGTTTATTGTTGTTTTGGAAGTGAATGTGTTTTAAGACCAAATCAATTTCAAGAGTTAATGCTTGGTCTTGAGTTAACTGATATGCCATTTTTTGCAGCTTTGAAACCACCTTTTGGTTTTACAACAGTTGAAGAAGCATTACCGGAAGGGTTTGCAGAAAGGATTAAAGGAAGAGGTGTTGTGTATGGTGGTTGGGTTCAACAGCAACTGATTTTGGAACATCCTTCTGTGGGGTGTTTCATTACACATTGTGGTTCAGGTTCTTTGTCTGAGGCATTGGTGAATAAGTGTCAATTGGTTTTGTTGCCAAATGTTGGTGACCAAATATTGAATGCTAGGATGATGGGAAATAGCTTGAAAGTTGGTGTGGAAGTTGAGAAAGGTGAAGACGGTTTGTATACTAAGGATAGTGTTTGTAAAGCTGTGAGAATTGTGATGGATGATGAGAATGAAATCGGTAAAGAAGTTAAGGCTAAGCATGGTAAGATTAGAGAGATGTTGCTTAACAAAGATCTTGAGTCATCTTATATTGATGATTTCTGCAAGAAGCTTCAAGAGATTGTTGTGGAAAATAATTGA
- the LOC131605347 gene encoding uncharacterized protein LOC131605347, producing MSVLVNGSPTKKFEVGKGLRQGDPLSPFLYVLVAEGLTGLVRKSIEIGEFESFSIHRSCNIDILQFADDTLLVGKGTWKQVWAIKVVLKAFELASGLGINYHKSKLIDINVNNAFLEAVSNVLSCKVEESNFYFLGIPVGFNPRKVETWRPIISKMRKRLSGWKNRFLNLGGRITLLKSILSSLTVFTMSFYKVPKKVEKELTSIQSSFLWGGMDEKRFLTHNGFNTPFWEANWLEGMVLKDEFPDLFEVSRLKGVSVAAMGGWVDSEWRWGDLGIPEDWLDNSLRLADWEKVRTILEAFGNLGEEKDGVEWMPNSSDGFSVASCYEVYASKRILYGPNCRFYEAKGLVWKSEVPFKIKAFGWRLLANRLPTKDLLVLRGVSIPFDNLKCSFCRFHLENRDHSFFACSYVKNIWKEIALWIGKGGIEKEESLSSFMDWHSFCKSKKIDVKKLDMVWLATAWSIWLGRNGVCFREEDWNFDDLVWNIKILGVCLPYCKQVGELLVLRFI from the exons ATGTCGGTTCTTGTTAATGGTAGTCCAACAAAAAAGTTCGAGGTGGGTAAAGGATTGAGACAAGGTGATCCCCTTTCGCCGTTTCTTTATGTGTTGGTCGCGGAAGGACTTACGGGGTTGGTAAGAAAATCCATAGAGATTGGAGAATTTGAGAGCTTTTCCATTCATCGTAGTTGTAACAtcgatattcttcaatttgcggatgacactttgtTGGTGGGGAAAGGGACTTGGAAACAAGTTTGGGCTATCAAGGTTGTGTTAAAGGCTTTTGAGTTAGCATCGGGGTTGGGCATTAATTATCACAAGAGCAAATTGATTGATATTAATGTGAATAATGCGTTCTTGGAAGCCGTATCAAATGTTCTTTCTTGTAAGGTCGAAGAGAGTAATTTTTACTTTCTTGGGATACCGGTGGGGTTTAATCCGAGGAAAGTTGAGACTTGGAGACCGATCATTTCCAAGATGAGAAAGAGGTTGTCGGGGTGGAAAAATAGATTTCTTAATTTAGGAGGAAGAATAACTTTATTGAAGTCTATTTTGAGTTCTTTAACCGTATTCACTATGTCCTTTTACAAAGTGCCGAAGAAGGTGGAGAAAGAGCTAACGAGTATCCAAAGTAGCTTTCTCTGGGGAGGTATGGATGAGAAGAG GTTTTTAACTCATAATGGGTTTAATACTCCATTTTGGGAGGCGAATTGGTTGGAGGGGATGGTTTTGAAGGATGAGTTTCCGGATCTGTTTGAGGTGTCGCGTTTAAAAGGGGTATCGGTGGCGGCTATGGGGGGTTGGGTGGATAGTGAGTGGAGGTGGGGGGACTTAGGTATTCCGGAGGATTGGTTGGATAATTCTTTAAGGTTAGCCGATTGGGAAAAAGTAAGGACTATTTTGGAGGCTTTTGGGAATTTGGGTGAGGAGAAGGATGGAGTGGAGTGGATGCCCAATAGCAGTGATGGCTTTTCGGTTGCTTCGTGCTATGAGGTTTATGCGAGCAAGCGTATTTTATATGGTCCTAATTGTAGATTTTATGAGGCGAAGGGGTTGGTTTGGAAGTCGGAAGTGCCTTTCAAGATTAAGGCTTTTGGGTGGAGGCTTTTAGCTAATAGGCTTCCAACAAAAGATCTTTTGGTGCTAAGAGGTGTCTCGATTCCTTTTGATAATTTAAAGTGCTCTTTTTGTAGATTTCATTTGGAAAATCGGGATCATTCTTTTTTTGCTTGTTCTTATGTAAAGAATATTTGGAAGGAAATAGCGTTGTGGATAGGTAAAGGGGGGATAGAGAAGGAGGAGAGCTTGTCGAGTTTTATGGATTGGCACTCGTTTTGTAAATCAAAAAAGATAGATGTAAAGAAGTTAGATATGGTATGGTTGGCTACGGCGTGGTCTATTTGGTTGGGTAGGAATGGGGTTTGTTTTAGGGAAGAGGATTGGAATTTTGATGACTTGGTTTGGAATATCAAAATTCTG GGCGTCTGCCTTCCCTATTGTAAACAGGTTGGAGAACTCTTAGTTCTCCGGTTTATATAA